The sequence GGTGACCGCTGGCTCCCGACCTGACACGACTCCCTCCGACCGACCAACAGAATATCCGTCTCCGACGTGCGAGGGGCGTGCTTCGACGACTCCGCGCGGTGACCCGTCGCCACGTGAACACGGTCACCAGCGGCAGACCTCGACCGGCACCGCCACTGGTACTCGCGCTACGTTGGCGGGACACGAGCAGAGCCGGAGGACCTCGATGAGCACTGGGCGCGCGACCGACGAGACAATCGATACCGATGATCCCTACCTGTGGTTGGAGGAGGTCGGTGGGGACCGGGCACTCGACTGGGTGCGCGCCCACAATCAACCCACCGTCGACGATCTGACATCGGATGAGCGGTTCGCGGTGCTCGAGTCCGAAGCCCTCGAGATTCTCGACACCGACGATCGCATCCCCTATGTGCGCCGTCGCGGCGACCATCTGTACAACTTCTGGCGCGACGCGGCGAACCCGAAGGGACTCTGGCGACGGACCACACTTGCGTCCTACCGGACCGACGCCCCCGAGTGGGATGTGCTGATCGACGTCGATGCGCTCGCGGCAGCCGAGGACGAGAACTGGGTGTGGGCGGGCGCCACCGTTCTGCGGCCGGAGTACCGGCATGCGCTGGTGTCGCTGTCGCGCGGCGGTGCGGACGCGAACGTGGTGCGTGAGTTCGATCTCGAGACCCGTGACTGGGTCGACGACGGATTCGTCCTCCCGGAGAACAAATCCAGCATCGGCTGGATCGATCGTGACACCGTCTACGTCGGAACGGATTTCGGCGAACAGCCGGACGGGCACGGGTCGCTCACCACATCGGGCTACCCACGTGTGGTCAAACGATGGGAGCGGGGGACCCCACTTCGGGACGCGGTGACCGTGTTCGCGGGGGAGGTCGACGACGTCTCGGTCGGCGTCACGTTCGACAGCACACCGGGTTACGAGCGACACTTCGCCAGCCGCGCGACGGACTTCTTCAACGCGTTGCGATACGAGATCCGCGGCGACGAAAGGATTCTCGTCGACGTCCCGACCGATGCACATTCCGGCGTACGGCACGACTGGCTGTTCGTGATGCCACGGTCGGACTGGTCGGTGGGCGGTGTCACCCATGCCGCCGGTACGCTGCTGGTGTTCGACTACGAGGCCTATCTCGGCGGCGCCCGCGAGGCGACGGTCCTGTTCGCGCCGGACGCCCACACGAGTCTCAGCGACTACACGTTCACCCGCTCACACCTGATCCTGGTGACGCTGCACGACGTGCACACCGAGGTCTCGGTGCGGGAGCTCGGCACCTGGACGCCGGTCGAGATGTCGGGGCTCCCCTCACTGGCCACGATCTCCGTGCTCGACACCGATGCCGACGAGAGCGACGAGATCTTCTGGTCGGCAAGCTCGTTCACCACTCCCCCCAGCCTGCTCTACGGCGAGTCGGGCAAGGGGCCCGAGGTGATCAAGCAGTCACCGTCGTTCTTCGACGCCGACGATGTGATCGCCGAACAGCACTTCGCGACCTCTGACGACGGTACCCAGGTGCCGTACTTCGTCGTCCGGCGCAGCGGTGTCAGGTCGGGACCGACCCTCCTCTACGGCTACGGAGGTTTCGAGAACTCGCTGACGCCCGGCTATCTGGCGATCAGCGGCCGCAGCTGGATCGCGCGCGGCGGGATCTACGTCATCGCCAACATCCGTGGCGGCGGCGAGTACGGACCGTCGTGGCACACGCAGGCCCAGAAGGCCGGACGTCACCTCGTCTACGAGGACTTCGCCGCCGTCGCACGGGCATTGGTCGCCGAGGGACTCACCACGCCCGAACAGCTGGGCGCGCAGGGCGGATCCAACGGCGGCCTGCTGATGGGCGTGATGCTGACCCGCTATCCGGAACTCTTCGGCGCCCTCGTGTGTCAGGTGCCGTTGATCGACATGCGTCGCTACCACCTGTTGCTGGCGGGAGCCTCCTGGATGGCCGAGTACGGTGATCCAGACGATCCGGACCAGTGGTCGTACATGCAGCCGTTCTCCCCTTATCAGAACCTGCAGTCGGGTGCCGATTACCCGCAGATCCTGGTCACCACGTCCACCCGCGACGACCGCGTCCATCCCGGACACGCACGCAAACTGGTTGCCCGCCTGGAGGAACTCGGTCACGACGTGGCCTACTACGAAAACATCGAGGGCGGCCACGGAGGCGCAGCGGACAACAAGCAGGCCGCGTTCAAATCCGCTCTGGCCTACGAGTTCCTGTGGCGGACACTCGCCGGGAGATGACCCCACCGGCGCACGGTGTCCAGGGGATTCCAGGGTGTCGCGTGCCGCCC is a genomic window of Gordonia sp. SID5947 containing:
- a CDS encoding prolyl oligopeptidase family serine peptidase; the protein is MSTGRATDETIDTDDPYLWLEEVGGDRALDWVRAHNQPTVDDLTSDERFAVLESEALEILDTDDRIPYVRRRGDHLYNFWRDAANPKGLWRRTTLASYRTDAPEWDVLIDVDALAAAEDENWVWAGATVLRPEYRHALVSLSRGGADANVVREFDLETRDWVDDGFVLPENKSSIGWIDRDTVYVGTDFGEQPDGHGSLTTSGYPRVVKRWERGTPLRDAVTVFAGEVDDVSVGVTFDSTPGYERHFASRATDFFNALRYEIRGDERILVDVPTDAHSGVRHDWLFVMPRSDWSVGGVTHAAGTLLVFDYEAYLGGAREATVLFAPDAHTSLSDYTFTRSHLILVTLHDVHTEVSVRELGTWTPVEMSGLPSLATISVLDTDADESDEIFWSASSFTTPPSLLYGESGKGPEVIKQSPSFFDADDVIAEQHFATSDDGTQVPYFVVRRSGVRSGPTLLYGYGGFENSLTPGYLAISGRSWIARGGIYVIANIRGGGEYGPSWHTQAQKAGRHLVYEDFAAVARALVAEGLTTPEQLGAQGGSNGGLLMGVMLTRYPELFGALVCQVPLIDMRRYHLLLAGASWMAEYGDPDDPDQWSYMQPFSPYQNLQSGADYPQILVTTSTRDDRVHPGHARKLVARLEELGHDVAYYENIEGGHGGAADNKQAAFKSALAYEFLWRTLAGR